In one window of Gossypium arboreum isolate Shixiya-1 chromosome 4, ASM2569848v2, whole genome shotgun sequence DNA:
- the LOC108459002 gene encoding uncharacterized protein LOC108459002, translated as MGVSYVDARRREFLNLTQGERTVAEYEAEFLRLSYYARGMDATEYERCVHFEYGLRDCLRALIAPQREWDFTALVDKKKIAKEVMHAERQNRKKGRGKRDTKPSNSFQRLKKKPRADGPIRVRVPIAATTGPQFCANCGKCH; from the coding sequence ATGGGTGTCagctatgtggatgcccgtaggaGGGAATTCCTGAATTTAACTCAAGGAGAAAGgacagtggctgaatatgaggctgaatttttgcGACTGAGCTACTATGCACGTGGGATGGATGCAACAGAATATGAGCGGTGtgttcattttgagtatggcctCAGGGATTGTCTAAGGGCTCTAATAGCTCCTCAGAGAGAGTGGGATTTCACAGCACTAGTGGACAAGAAAAAAATCGCCAAGGAGGTGATGCATGCTGAGCGTCAGAACAGAAAAAAAGGCAGAGGTAAGAGGGACACTAAGCCCTCAAATTCTTTTCAGAGGCTTAAGAAAAAGCCCAGAGCTGATGGGCCAATTAGAGTCAGGGTTCCTATTGCTGCTACTACTGGACCGCAGTTTTGTGCTAATTGTGGAAAATGCCATTAG